Proteins encoded together in one Penicillium digitatum chromosome 1, complete sequence window:
- a CDS encoding Kinase activator (Atg17), putative: MIRMAPSISYRQLILFNQVLAENHSRTTGLYSSVPEFWWKSKVVQLAPFPRSCVNFTLAPERSINLLNPGPRASSYLSLNAPLTELPTPRPKWATSAFIRYAADAQLRNTLDLLRGTIVHSSFRPGDEEQKSLHDFVDERGVEELHASLKASIDRTNTARAELDMSNREFDDELQATRQSLHHYHTATKVASSRLSITSSSSSASDSGLLALTSMPGQIQSLEAHAQEMAILLEALVRHFDLCVTAVKHTDGGGAVARSITGDMPTGVDGSTDGMPNIGAEINANLNAPLDPITDAEYQEMVAVLIKDAPEADDVVMEIQDRINEMESIFEQVQAQQDALRSISKATIEVHSHLSSLASSRLPRYISQAHNFTRVWHEEHDRINSGLAELSDLHSLYDGFLNAYDSLMVEVARRRDVRQRVEKVLRDARHKLDQLHDEDAAARDTFRVEHGDFLPSDIWPGVGLAPMQVQFLRLSGGHLDHDPVAQVEESSVHEYTGGAKVGVSDRSAEGEQIPDLPRDLIVEAYARVKARNNVVSKCTPLDIP; encoded by the exons ATGATCCGCATGGCGCCAT CTATATCATACCGCCAACTCATCCTTT TTAATCAGGTCTTGGCCGAGAACCACTCGAGAACTACTG GCTTATACTCAAGTGTCCCTGAATTTTGGTGGAAGTCAAAAGTGGTGCAATTGGCACCTTTCCCTCGTAGCTGTGTCAATTTCACCCTCGCCCCTGAGAGGTCTATCAATTTGCTCAACCCTGGTCCTCGGGCCTCGTCATATCTCAGTCTGAATGCACCATTGACAGA GCTTCCTACGCCGAGGCCTAAATGGGCAACTTCGGCTTTTATACGAT ATGCGGCTGATGCCCAGCTCAGAAACACGTTAGATCTGCTTCGCGGGACTATCGTTCACTCGTCATTCAGACCGGGCGATGAAGAGCAGAAGTCTTTGCATGATTTTGTTGATGAGCGGGGTGTTGAAGAGCTACACGCCTCCTTGAAAGCATCTATCGACCGCACCAACACAGCGCGCGCCGAATTGGACATGTCTAATCGTGAATTTGATGACGAACTTCAAGCCACCAGACAGTCACTTCATCACTACCACACAGCCACGAAGGTGGCGTCATCCCGATTATCTATcacatcttcctcgtcgtctGCGTCCGATTCCGGCCTTCTTGCTTTGACGTCGATGCCAGGCCAGATCCAATCGCTGGAGGCCCATGCTCAGGAAATGGCCATTCTCCTGGAAGCTTTAGTCAGGCATTTTGATCTCTGTGTCACCGCTGTGAAGCATACAGATGGTGGAGGAGCAGTTGCGCGATCCATCACGGGAGATATGCCGACTGGTGTTGACGGCAGTACCGACGGAATGCCGAACATCGGGGCGGAAATCAACGCTAACTTGAATGCACCCCTTGACCCAATAACTGACGCTGAGTATCAGGAAATGGTGGCTGTCTTGATTAAAGACGCCCCTGAGGCGGATGATGTTGTCATGGAGATCCAAGATCGCATCAATGAAATGGAATCCATATTTGAACAAGTCCAAGCTCAGCAAGATGCCCTGCGGTCCATCTCCAAGGCAACGATTGAGGTTCACAGCCACCTATCCTCTCTCGCCTCCTCTCGCTTGCCTCGTTACATTTCTCAGGCACACAATTTCACGCGCGTGTGGCATGAAGAACATGACCGCATTAACTCTGGCCTCGCCGAACTCTCTGACCTGCACTCCCTGTACGATGGGTTCCTCAATGCTTATGACAGCCTAATGGTGGAAGTAGCACGTCGGCGTGATGTTCGCCAACGTGTGGAGAAGGTGCTCCGAGATGCCCGGCACAAACTAGACCAGCTCCACGATGAAGATGCCGCTGCTCGTGACACTTTCCGTGTTGAACATGGTGACTTTCTTCCCTCTGATATATGGCCTGGCGTTGGCTTAGCACCAATGCAAGTGCAGTTCTTGCGCCTCTCGGGTGGCCACCTGGATCATGATCCTGTGGCGCAGGTCGAGGAATCTAGTGTACATGAGTACACAGGAGGTGCCAAGGTGGGAGTGTCGGATAGAAGTGCCGAAGGAGAACAAATCCCTGACCTGCCGAGAGACCTCATTGTGGAAGCTTATGCAAGGGTCAAAGCACGAAACAACGTCGTGTCCAAATGCACACCGCTTGATATCCCCTGA